Proteins encoded in a region of the Podarcis muralis chromosome 2, rPodMur119.hap1.1, whole genome shotgun sequence genome:
- the PLAC8L1 gene encoding PLAC8-like protein 1, producing the protein MMPNKNSRGPVTTQPTRASGVTTTITTIVRTGGNWSTGLFDVCSDKRVCVCGSLCSLCLECSVASRFGECFCFPLLLGSTLALRVGTRESHKIRGTLCEDWMAVHCCWPFAVCQMAREMKRRPTFQVYEMHTSPPPPPFEDALV; encoded by the exons ATGATGCC GAACAAAAACTCAAGAGGGCCTGTGACAACACAACCAACTCGCGCTAGTGGTGTCACAACCACCATCACAACCATCGTGCGTACTGGAGGCAACTGGTCCACTGGCCTGTTTGATGTCTGCAGCGACAAAAGAGTCT GTGTGTGTGGTTCACTGTGCAGCTTGTGTCTGGAATGCAGTGTTGCAAGCCGATTCGGGGAGTGCTTTTGTTTCCCTCTGCTGCTGGGTTCCACCTTGGCCTTGAGAGTCGGCACCAGGGAGAGTCACAAAATACGT GGAACCCTGTGTGAAGACTGGATGGCAGTTCATTGTTGCTGGCCTTTTGCAGTCTGTCAAATGGCCCGGGAAATGAAGAGGAGACCTACATTCCAGGTCTACGAAATGCacacatctcctcctcctcctccatttgaAGATGCCCTTGTTTGA